The Nerophis ophidion isolate RoL-2023_Sa linkage group LG21, RoL_Noph_v1.0, whole genome shotgun sequence region GACATGTGAACAAAATCATtttatgtattaaatatcactttATAActgaaatatttaacatttaacataaTAAAGTAGACATGTGAAAAAACAACATAACTTTATGTATTAAATATAACTTTACAACTGAAATATTTACCTTTATCATAAAAATTTGAggtacaaatttttttttattaaatattactTTAAAACTGAAATATTTCACTTTACCATTAAACATTTGACatatgaaaactattttttttaaataatactaaatatataactgaaatatttttttgtttaatatacTAAATTAGACATGTAAAAAAACAGAAttgtatgtattaaaaaaaactttatagcTAAAATATTTCACAATATCATAAAAAATTTGaccctttggaaaaaaaaatacatctttataaCTGAAATATTtgtgtgttggctctgtgatgaggtggcgacttgtccagggtgtaccccgccttccgcctgattgtagctgagataggcgccagcaccccccgccaccccaaaagggaataagcggtaggaaatggatggatggatggataatgaaaaaaaaattgatgtatTAAAAATGAATTGACAAATTAGAATAAAACGCAGAAGTGAAATACTTTAACATATAAATTAATTTTACaactgaaaaaagaaaaaactaaggTGTGTAAGTTGTTTTCAATTCGTGTCACATGGTTGTTGCTACGTAGATTTCCCTGGGCACACTTCatttgtgtccatccatccatccattttctaccgcttattccctttcggggtcgcggggggcgctggcgcctatctcagctacaatcgggtggaaggcagggtacaccctggaaaagtcaccacctcatcgcagggccaacagagatagacagacaacattcacactcacattttgaaTTATTTGCTGACAGCTAAGCCACGCCCACTAGGCTATAACATGAAATATGCTGCATTCAATGCTGCTGGGCAAATTGACACCCAGGAGGTCAGATGAGTCCAACATTGCTCTGCATGAAGTAGAAAATGAAAGCAAATGTCTTACCCGGTCTGTTGTTGCTTCATGGCGTGCGTAGAGTTCCGAGTGGACATGGCTCTGGTCTGCGCCCAAGCGGAGGTAAAAGAGGGCGTCGCCCAAAGAGGGGAGGCGGAGAAACTGAAAAGGTCCGAACTAGAGGAGGAGGAGACAAAGGACGAGGATTTAGTGGACGTTGATGACTTGCCGCAGGATGCGAGTGACGCACGTGTCCCCCCGCCACACCTGTACCTGGGCTTCAAGCCCCTATGCAGGGAGGGGCTACTTCTCGGAAGCATGCGCAGCAAGGAGGAGGAGGACGCCAAACAAGTCAGTGAGGAACATGTCAAATAAGTCCAAACAGTCACGTGACCTCTCTCCTCTTCACTCGTCAGGCTCGCCGGCTGACCCCCGACTTCCCGGACGCGCTCTACGAGCTGCTGTGCACGCTGCAGGAGGGCCGGCGCCTCAATGACCAGCGCTGCTCCTTCAGGCTGGAGGGCGCCATGAGGAGGCGGTGCCACTCCGAGCCCAACGTCCTGGGGCACGCAGACAGAGGCGAAGGGCGGAGAGGTCTGCATGCAACGCCGCTTTCAGACACGGGGGGAGGGGGGCGGCAGAGAGTCCATATGGATCATGTGTCAACATTAATCGCGAATAAATCGGGCCTAGGTAACAGAGGATGGCTACTTTTATATAAGCCACATCaatttaatagcaaagactacttccGGACTCGGCAACTATACTTTACTGACATCTAATTTctcggaattgcaactgcatgcaaatgcTATGACATAATACTTGCGAATGAGACCtagaaattgtaaaaaaaacgatttttgaTTGAATggcaattttaaaaaaatcgataaaaaaacagtggggcaaaaaagtatttagtcagccaccgagtgtgcaagttctcccacttaaaatgatgacagaggtctgtaattttcatcataggtacacttcaactgtgagagacagaatgtgaaaaacaaatccaggaattcccattgtaggaattttaaataatttatttgtaaatgatggtggaaaataagtatttggtcaaccattcaaagctctcactgatggaaggaggttttggctcaaaatctcacgatacatggccccattcattctttccttaacacgaatcaatcgtcctgtcctcttagcagaaaaacagccccaaagcatgatgtttccacccccatgcttcacagtaggtgtggtgttcttgggatgcaactcagcgagttgagtttataccaaaaagttctattttggtttcatctgaccacatgacattctcccaatcctctgctgtatcatccatgtatccgttttggtataaactcaactcatcgtgtttggaggaagaagaatactgagttgcatcccaagaacaccatacctactgtgaagcatgggggtggaaacatcatgctttggggctgtttttctgctaaggggacaggacgattgatccgtgttaaggaaagaatgaatggggccatgtatcgtgagattttgagccaaaacctccttccatcagtgagagctttgaatggttgaccaaatacttattttcctccataatttacacataaattctttaaaattccaggatttttttcacattctgtctctcacagttgaagtgtacctatgatgaaaattacagacctctgtcatcattttaagtgggagaacttgcacaatcggtggctgactaaatacttttttgacccactgtatatgtatatatatatatatatatatatatatataattctttTTATTTCAATGAGtgctgtccagctactcagacaAATCCTATTATTGatatagatcagacctgggcaaattaaggccctggGGCCACAGGCCCGCCGgaaattcccaaataattgttttagatgtttacaatggaaagtgtagctgccatcatgatgtgcagtgattattttctaatgaccggaagtcctCAACTATACTATAAGTCTtccaatgcttggaatctgtgtCATATactagtaactatggtcatctaattagttactatggtcatctaattagttactatggtcatctaattagttaccatggtcatctaagtagttaccatggtcatctaattagttaccatggtcatctaattagttactatggtcatctaattagttactatggtcatctaattagttaccatggtcatctaattagttaccatggtcatctaattagttactatggtcatctaattagttactatggtcatctaattagttaccatggtcatctaattagttaccatggtcatctaattagttactatggtcgtcatctaattagttaccatggtcatctaattagttaccatggtcatctaattagttactatggtcactatgagatatctcagattggaggtggggtttttttttcactatgtttgttgcattttgcttgtgtttcgtttgattgtaaaatatgttgtcaatattcagtgttttatcattcatagttaatatggtaaatcccacattctttatttttacgtacattctgggtgtctaattcagtaaaaaacaaaaatggaatggc contains the following coding sequences:
- the LOC133539770 gene encoding G-protein-signaling modulator 1; its protein translation is MALVCAQAEVKEGVAQRGEAEKLKRSELEEEETKDEDLVDVDDLPQDASDARVPPPHLYLGFKPLCREGLLLGSMRSKEEEDAKQARRLTPDFPDALYELLCTLQEGRRLNDQRCSFRLEGAMRRRCHSEPNVLGHADRGEGRRVIFSSMTSLQREEFFELVATAQARRLEDQRAHLQRLPRAKPKARSFRGSLKQLSLPRRPPRAAPVPKEDLYNMILTTQAQGRLEDQRSRAPGPMDDEDFFSLLLRVQGGRMDEQRTELPNLLHI